The sequence GCAGGACGACAGTCTGTAGTAAAAGTCGCTGCGCACCTTCCCCTGCGTGACGGCCTCGCGCATCTTGACGTTGGTCGCGGCGATAATCCGGGCATCGACGGAAAAAGACACGCTTTCCCCGACCCGCTCGAAACAGCTGTCATCGAGGACATGCAGCAGCTTGCTCTGCATTTCCTGATTGAGTTCGGCGATCTCATCCAGAAACAGCGTCCCCTGGTGGGCCAGCTCGAACCGGCCGACGCGTTTCGTCGCCGCCCCGGTGAACGCCCCCTTGGCATGGCCGAAGAGTTCGCTCTCAAAAAGCGTCGAGGCCATGGCCGGACAGTTGACCTTCACGAACTGCTTCTCGCGGCGCTGGCTGCGGCAATGTATGTAATGGGCCAGCCGCGACTTGCCGGTTCCCGTCTCTCCGAGGATAAGCACGGGAATATCCAGCACCGCCACGGCGTGTACCCTGGCCATGAAGCGACGCATGGACTGGCTTTCGAAAAAGAACGTCTCGCTCTCACCCGTCTCGCCGGTGTACGGAACCTGATTCAGGCTGGCGCCCTGTTCAAGGTGCTCCATGGCCAGAAGCGCCCCCAGGCCCGCGGCCACATAGGGGGAAAGCTCCAGCAAGAACTCCATGATCTCGTAGAGGTTCTCCGGTTTCTTCCGGAAGGAGCAGTGCAGGGTGCCGATGATCTTGTCGTTGAGGATGAGCGGAAAAGCCATGGTCGTGGTCAGACCCGCCTCGGCCATGGGATGGAGCATGGATTCCACGAAATGCTGCGAAACGTCGGTGATGACGACAGGCTTGCGCGACTCGATGACATGCCCGGCGACGGTGGTCTTCTCGGCCTTGCGAATCGGGGAAAGGGAATTGATGACCGCTCCCTCCGCAGCGGTGAAGTAGCTCAGCAGCTCGCTGTTGGGATCGTAGAGGTTGATGCAAAGACGGTCAAAACTGAATTGCTGGCGGAAAAGCCGAGACAGGTTCTGCAGAAACAGGTTGCGCGAAGAGACCTTGCCCAGGGACGAGACAAGCTCGCGGCCCATGGCCTGCGCACCGATCATGCGCGACGAGTGCGTCCTCATATTTGTTGCCGAATCCATGCTCCGAGTCCCCCTCTCAAAATAAAGTGCTTCAGGTGCCCATCATTTGCCCAAATCCGGGCACATTGTCCAGCTACGCGCACGTCAGGATTGACCGCAGACGATCCGCCTCAGAAAAATTCTTTAATATCAAAATGTTATTTTTTTTATCAAAGACTATCTTTTTGGAATGCTCCTTGCTTGTACTTCTCCAGAAAGCATCAAGGCAGTGTGCGGATGATGCATATGACACATAAAAGAGTTTATACAACTCAATATTTGCAACAAAAATTTATTTTAATAGTGTTATTACAAATTCAGCTATTTTTCTGAGTTGATAACAAATCAATAATTGCAAACATTGAGACAGAATTGAGGCAGATCGAGGCCGTTATTTCGGTATAATACAGTCAATAATATTACTGTATTCCTCGATTCTACAATTTAACCGTTTTAGGAGGCATACATGGCTATCGATTTTTTGGTACACGAAGCCGCGGATGGCGTTGGGGTAGTGGTTGTTGAGGGCTTGAAAGCCAATCAGGAAATCACTGGCTGGGTCATGAAAGAAGACCAGACCATCAAAATCAAGATCATCAGCGACATCCCGATCGGACACAAGCTGGCCCTCAAAGATTTTGCCGCCGGAGATACAGTTTTCAAATACAATACCGACATCGGAAAGGTCGTGGCCCCCATCAAGAAAGGCGAACACTTGCACGTCCACAACGTCAAAACCAAGAGGTGGTAACTCATGCAGACTAAATTTTTCGGATACCGTCGTGAAAATGGCCGTGTGGGCATTCGTAACCATGTTGTCATCCTGCCCCTGGACGACCTGTCCAACGCCGCTTGCGAAGCGGTGGCGAACAACGTTCAGGGCACCATGGCCCTGCCGCACGCCTATGGCCGCCTGCAGTTCGGTGACGACCTGGACCTGTATTTCCGCACCTTGATCGGCACGGGCTGCAACCCGAACGTCGCCGCCGTCATCGTCATCGGCATCGAGCCGCAGTGGACCAATCGCATCGTCGAAGGCATCGCCAAGACCGGCAAGCCGGTTGTCGGTTTCGCCATCGAGCAGAACGGCCAGTACAACACCATCTGCTCCGCCTCCCGCAAGGCCCAGGAATTTGTGCAGATGGCCACCGAATACCAGCGCACCGAGTGTGACGTAAGCGAACTGTGGGTCTCCACCAAGTGCGGCGAATCCGACACCACCTCCGGCATCGCCACCAACCCCACCGTCGGCAACGCCTACGACAAGCTGTATGAAAAGGGCTCGACCCTGCTCTTCGGCGAAACCACGGAACTGACCGGCGGCGAGCACCTGGTGCTCGAACGTTGCGTCAACGACGAAGTGCGCAAGGATTTCCAGTTCTATTTCGACCGCTATGCCAAGGTTGTCGACGACCACAAGACCAGCGACCTGTCCGACTCCCAGCCGACCAAGGGCAACATCGAGGGCGGACTGACCACTATCGAGGAAAAGGCCCTCGGCAACATCCAGAAGATCGGCCGCAAGGCCCCCGTTGTCGGTTGCCTGGAAAAGGCCGTCGCCCCCACCGGCCCCGGCCTGTGGTTCCAGGATTCCTCCTCGGCCGCCGCTGAACAGGTCACCTTGTGCGCCGCTTCCGGCTTCGTGGTTCATCTGTTCCCCACCGGCCAGGGCAACATCATCGGCAACCCGATCCTGCCCGTCATCAAGCTGTGCTCCAATCCCCGCACCCTGCGGACCATGTCGGAGCACTTTGACGTGAACGTTTCCGGCCTGCTGCGCCGCGAAATCAACATGGATCAGGCCGGCGACATGCTGCTCGAAATGATGATCCGCACGTGCAATGGCCGCATGACCGCCGCCGAAGTGCTCAATCATCGTGAATTCATCATCACCCGTCTGTACGAAAGCGCATAACCTCCTGAAAAATCCCCCTCTCCCGATTCATGCTGGGAGGGGGGGACAATTGCATGCCGCCATGGCGGCACTGAACATCGCAACGAATCGAATGAGAATGAACGAAATGTGCAGGAACAACTCAGTACAAAATACGACAGGCGGAAATTCAATTTCAGCCGTGCCTGTCATTACGGATAATAGCGCATAATGTAGGGATAAGCATATCGAATCTGCGCAAAGATCACTCGTACTGACTTTTTCTGCTGTTACCTTTTCAAGGGAAATGTTTCGCATGTCGCGAACATATAAATAGTGAACAAGGAGTTGGTATGAAATTGCGCAAAAGCATGTGTCTTTTCTTGATGGTGCTCTTTATCGGTCTTGCTGCCTCCGGTAGCGTCTTTGCCAAATACCCCGACAAGTCGATCAACATGATCATCGCCTTCACGGCTGGCGGCTCAAGCGACGTGCAGGCCAGGATCATGCAGAAGTACTGGAACAAGTACTCCGATCAGCAATGGGTCTTCATCTACAAACCCGGCGCCGGCGGAGCCATCGGTTTCGGCGAAATCGCCATGTCCAAGCCTGATGGCTACACCATCGGCGGCATCAACATCCCCCACCTCGTTCTCCAGCCCCTGGTCCAGAAAGCCCAATTCTCCCCCGATGATTTCGCCTACATCTGCCAGGTGGTCAACGACCCCCAGGCCGTGGCCGTGCGCAAGGACAGCAAGCTCAAATCCGTCAAGGACGTCTTCGAGTTCGCCAAGGCCAACCCCGGCAAGCTTAAAGTCGGCCTCGTCGGCCCCAACAGCGGCCATCACCTCATGTTTCTTGACGTGAAGGGCAAGTTCGACTTCCCGGTCACGGAAGTTTTCTACAAAGGCGCCGCGGACCAGAATGCCGCTCTGCTTGGCGGCGAAATCGACGTCATGTTCGGCAACCTGAACGACGTCATGCGCAGCCTGGAAGAGATGACCGTGCTGGGTCTGGCCGCTGAAAAACGCAACGCATTCCTGCCCGAGGTCTCGACCCTGCGCGAACTGGGCTACGACGTGGTCTCCGACATCCGCCGCGCTTATGTCGCACCCAAGGCCATCGACACGGCGCAGCTCGACTTCCTGCGCGAAACATTCAAGAAAATTTGTGAAGATCCCGAGTACCTGGCCGACATGAAGACCGCGGGTCAGCCGACAGAATACATGGATGGCGAGGCATTTGCCGTCTACGTCAAGGAGCAGAGCGAATTTGCCAAGACGTCCCTCGAAAAGGCCGGCCTGCTGAAGTAAGAGTACCCCTTCACGTATCGGGGGGGGCTCCCCTCCCCGATACTCTAAGGAGCAGCTGATGATGGAATTCATTTGGCCCGCCATCGGGCACCTTTTCGAGCCTCTCAACATTTTCCTCATGATCGTCGGGCTTACGGGCGGAATCATCGTCGGAGCCCTGCCGGGCCTGACCGCCACCATGGGCGTGGCCCTCATGGTCCCCGCCACCTTCGCCATGGACGCGACCAGCGGCCTGATCATGCTGGGCGCCATCTATGTGGGGGCGATCTATGGTGGCTCCAATTCCGCCGTTCTCATCTGCACGCCAGGCACCCCCTCTTCCGTGGCCACGACGTTTGACGGCTGGCCTCTTTGCAAGTCAGGCCACGCCGACATCGGGCTCTTCACCTCCCTGTTGTCGTCGTCCTTCGGCGGCATTGTCGGGACTGTCATGCTCCTGTTCCTGGCCGCGCCCCTTGCCCGCTTCGCCCTCCAGTTCGGCGGGCCCGAAAATTTCTGGCTGTGCATCTTCGGCTTGTCGACCATTGCGGTCATGTCGTCGGGCAACATGGTCAAAGGGCTTCTGGGCGGCGCGCTGGGTCTGCTTGTTTCCACTGTCGGCATCGACCCCAACGTCGGCGTGCCCCGCTTTACATTCGGATACTACCCCTTGGTGCAAGGGATAGAGGTCATCCCGGCCATGATCGGGCTGTTTTCCTTTTCGCAGGTGCTTTACCTGGTCGGGAGCCACAAACCGTTCCTGGCCGATTATGTGCCGACTCCCGGCGCGCTCAAAAAAGTTTTCCACGCACTGACCTCACGATGCAAAGTCATCCTCATGCGCTCCTCGATCATCGGGGGCCTGGTGGGCATGCTGCCCGGCGCCGGAGGTGAAATCGCCTCCATCATCGCCTACAACGAATCCAAGCGCTGGGACAAGCATCCGGAACGCTACGGAACCGGCGTCGTCGAAGGCCTCGCGGCCAGTGAAAGCGCCAACAATGCCGTTATCGGCGGCGCGCTCATTCCCATGCTGACCCTCGGCATTCCGGGCAGCGCCGTGGCGGCGGTCATCCTCGGCGCGCTTCTGGCCAAGGGCATCCAGCCCGGATTCAAGGTTTTCACCGCCACCGGCGACCTTGCGTACACATTCATCATGTCGCAGTTCGCAGTGAACCTGCTCATGATCCCGGTCGGACTGTTCCTGGCCCGGATCATGACAAAGTTGCTCAGCATCCGCCTGACTTTTGTCGCCATCGGCATCGTGGTCCTGTCCGTGATCGGCGCCTACGCCATTCGCAACAGCATGCTCGATGTCTGGATTGTCATCGTTTTCGGATTCATCGGGTATTTCTCGAACCTTGTGGGCCTCGATACCGGCGCCATGGCCCTTGGCATCATCCTTGGCCCCATGATCGAGGAAAACCTCGGCCGATGCGTTCATCTCTCAAAGGCTTCCGGCGGTTCCGTGATCGCTGTGTTTTTCGAAAGCCCCATCGCCGTGCTGCTCATGGCCCTCACCGCGCTGTCCCTGCTCACGCCGCTTTTTCTCGACTGGAAACGCAAGCGCATGGAGGCCAAATGCGCCTGCGCACCGACATCCTTGAAGGAGGGCCCCCCTCATGCGTAGCCGCACTTCCGATATTGCCGCCGGGCTGGCCACTCTTGCCGTTGCCGGCATCTTCCAGGCTCAAAGCGGGGACCTTGAAGGCGTAAGCCTGCTTTTCCCCAGGATGCTCATCATCTTCATGACCATTGGCGGCGTGTACGTTTTCGTATCCGGCCTTCTGACCCCCCGGGCACATGTCGACGAAGCCCCATGTGAACTCCCGCCAGAGGAACCGGTGGTTGTGAAACGCGTGGCGAGCATTGCCCTGGCCTCCATCGTGTACGTGGGCATCATCCCTGTGCTCGGATTTTATCCAGCCTCGGTGCTGTTCCTCTTCTGCATGGCCATGATCCTGAGCGATTCCAGCGTCACCACCGCCAGAAGGGCCCTGGCGTCGGCGATTTTCACCGTGGTGCTGTGTCTTGCCGTCTGGCTGGGATTTGCATTGCTCCTGGGTGTTCCGACACCGCAAAGCATGTTCTTCTAACCCTGCGCGCTCTGTTGTTACGACACCCCTGCCAGGCACGAATTCGAAATGTGCGTGGCGGGGGTGCATTTGGTCAAAGATGCCCGCAAAAATAAAATCGTAGCCGGCATATGTTCCTCAAGGCCTCTGAATATCAGTCTCTGCGCCCTTTTCCAGATTTGAAGGACACCCCGCGCGACTTGCCGATTTCAGAGAATGACCGTACGCGCTCCTGTACCACGCGGCACTGCCGAACCAAGTTTTTTCGCCCGAGTTCATGATTACGCTGCCAATTAACGTTTACGGAGAGATATATGTCGCTGACCCCACCCAGCTTTGAAGACGTCGCCCGGGAGATTCAGGGCAAGAAGATTCTTGTCGCCAACCGGGGCATCCCTGCTCGCAGAATTGTCCGCTCCATCAAGGAAGTCTTTGGGGCCGTGCCCATGATCACGGCCACGGATGTGGACAAGACCGCGCCCTTCACCGCCGGCGCCCAGGAGCTCCTGCATCTCGGAGAGAACCCGCGCGCATATCTGGACATCGACAAGGTCATCGCCATGGCCAAGGCCAGGGGCGTGGCGGCCATCCATCCCGGATGGGGATTCGCCTCCGAGGACGAGTCCTTCCCCTCCAAATGCGCCGACGCGGGCATCATCTTCATCGGCCCCACCTCCGAGGCTATGCGTCTTCTGGGCAACAAGGTGCAGGTCCGGATGCTGGCCCAAAAGCTGGGCATCCCTGTCGTGCCGGGCTCCGATGGGGCTGTTTCCGTGGAGGAGGCCAAAGAGGTCGCCGCCCAGATCGGCCTGCCGGTCATGCTCAAGGCGGAAGGCGGCGGCGGTGGACGCGGAATCTACGAAGTGTTCAGCGAAGACCAGCTGGCCGACGCCTTCGTCAAGGCGTCCACCCTGGCCCAGGCCTCTTTCGGCAATCCGCGCCTGTATGTGGAGCGCCTGCTGACCTCCATCCGGCACATCGAAATCCAGGTCATCGCCGACAAATACGGCAACGTCTTCGCCTTCGACGAACGCGACTGCACGGTGCAGCGCAACCACCAGAAGCTGGTCGAGATCACCCCCTCCCCCTGGCCGGGCATGACCGAGGAGCTGCGCGACCAGCTCAAGGAGTATTCGCGCCAGCTGGTGCGCGCCGTGGGCTATCATTCCCTGTGCACGGTGGAATTTCTGGTGGACGCGACGGGCCGCGCCTACCTGATCGAGGTCAACACCCGCCTGCAGGTCGAGCACGGCATCACCGAATGCCGCTACGGCATCGACCTGGTCGAGGAGCAGATCGCCGTGGCCTTCGGAGCCCAGCTTCGTCTGAACGACGAGAACTGCAAGCCCCAGAGCCATGTCATGCAGGTCCGCATCAACTGCGAAGACCCGCAGCAGGACTTCAACCCCAATGCCGGACGCATCACCCGCTACATGTCCCCGGGCGGCCCCGGCGTGCGCGTGGATTCCTGCGTCTGCGCCGGATATGAATTCCCGTCGCAATACGATTCCGCCGCCGCCCTACTCATCGCCTACGGCCCGGAGTGGAGCAAAGTGCTCGGCATCATGGAGCGCGCCCTGGGTGAATACGTCATCGGCGGCATCAAGACCACGATCCAGTTCCACCGCCAGATCATCGCGCACCCCCGCTTCCGCGGCGGCGACTACGACACCAATTTCGTGGCAAGCGCTCCCGAGCTCATGAACTACATGGACAAGGAGTCCGAGGCCGTGCGCCTGTCCCGTCTGGTGGCCGAGATCTCGGCCCACGGCTACAACCCGCACGTCAAGCTCGGGGACTACCGCACCCGGGAAAGCAAGCGCATGGACCCCTTCAGGCCGTCCCTGCCCGGCGTCGAGCCCGAATACTATCAGTACCCCTACCCACGCGGAGACCGGGACGCGATCCTGTCGTACGTCCGCGATTCCGGCCACGTCCATTTCACGGACACCACCGCCCGCGACATCACCCAGTCCAACTCGGGCAACCGTTTCCGGCTGGCCGAAGACCGCATCATCGGCCCCTATCTGGACAACTGCGGGTTCTTCTCCCTGGAGAACGGCGGCGGCGCGCATTTCCACGTGGCCATGCTGGCCAACATGACCTACCCCTTCTCCGAGGCCAGGGAGTGGAACGAATTCGCGCCCAAGACCTTGAAGCAGCTGCTCATCCGCTCCACCAACGTGCTCGGGTACAAGCCCCTGCCGCGCAACATCATGCGCCGCGCCGGCAAGATGATCTGCGAGCACTACGACGTGTTGCGCTGTTTCGATTTCCTGAACCACATCGAAAACATGCGCCCCTTCGCCGAAATGGCCCTGGCTTCAAGCAAAAACATCTGGGAACCGGCCATCTCCCTGTCCTTTGCCAAGGACTTCGACGTGCCGCATTATCTGGGCGTGGTGCGGGAGATCATCGCCATGAACGCCGAGAT is a genomic window of Desulfomicrobium baculatum DSM 4028 containing:
- a CDS encoding UxaA family hydrolase, yielding MAIDFLVHEAADGVGVVVVEGLKANQEITGWVMKEDQTIKIKIISDIPIGHKLALKDFAAGDTVFKYNTDIGKVVAPIKKGEHLHVHNVKTKRW
- a CDS encoding UxaA family hydrolase; this encodes MQTKFFGYRRENGRVGIRNHVVILPLDDLSNAACEAVANNVQGTMALPHAYGRLQFGDDLDLYFRTLIGTGCNPNVAAVIVIGIEPQWTNRIVEGIAKTGKPVVGFAIEQNGQYNTICSASRKAQEFVQMATEYQRTECDVSELWVSTKCGESDTTSGIATNPTVGNAYDKLYEKGSTLLFGETTELTGGEHLVLERCVNDEVRKDFQFYFDRYAKVVDDHKTSDLSDSQPTKGNIEGGLTTIEEKALGNIQKIGRKAPVVGCLEKAVAPTGPGLWFQDSSSAAAEQVTLCAASGFVVHLFPTGQGNIIGNPILPVIKLCSNPRTLRTMSEHFDVNVSGLLRREINMDQAGDMLLEMMIRTCNGRMTAAEVLNHREFIITRLYESA
- a CDS encoding pyruvate carboxylase, encoding MSLTPPSFEDVAREIQGKKILVANRGIPARRIVRSIKEVFGAVPMITATDVDKTAPFTAGAQELLHLGENPRAYLDIDKVIAMAKARGVAAIHPGWGFASEDESFPSKCADAGIIFIGPTSEAMRLLGNKVQVRMLAQKLGIPVVPGSDGAVSVEEAKEVAAQIGLPVMLKAEGGGGGRGIYEVFSEDQLADAFVKASTLAQASFGNPRLYVERLLTSIRHIEIQVIADKYGNVFAFDERDCTVQRNHQKLVEITPSPWPGMTEELRDQLKEYSRQLVRAVGYHSLCTVEFLVDATGRAYLIEVNTRLQVEHGITECRYGIDLVEEQIAVAFGAQLRLNDENCKPQSHVMQVRINCEDPQQDFNPNAGRITRYMSPGGPGVRVDSCVCAGYEFPSQYDSAAALLIAYGPEWSKVLGIMERALGEYVIGGIKTTIQFHRQIIAHPRFRGGDYDTNFVASAPELMNYMDKESEAVRLSRLVAEISAHGYNPHVKLGDYRTRESKRMDPFRPSLPGVEPEYYQYPYPRGDRDAILSYVRDSGHVHFTDTTARDITQSNSGNRFRLAEDRIIGPYLDNCGFFSLENGGGAHFHVAMLANMTYPFSEAREWNEFAPKTLKQLLIRSTNVLGYKPLPRNIMRRAGKMICEHYDVLRCFDFLNHIENMRPFAEMALASSKNIWEPAISLSFAKDFDVPHYLGVVREIIAMNAEILGCSRDAAEKTFILGLKDMAGSCPPIFMTELVTAIRKAHPDLVLHYHRHYTDGLFVPAVAAAAKAGAHIVDTAIGASVRWYGQGEVLSTAAYIEELGLKTNLNKDMIRTTGFVLKQIMPYYDRYTAPYFQGIDYDVIEHGMPGGATSSSQEGAMKQGYIHLLPFMLKFLAGIRKIVRYHDVTPGSQITWNTAFLAVTGAYKRGGRRGLRKLLSVLDQVVTLPEEALTNEIRTERLNIYQDANDAFRNLLLGKFGRLPLGFPQDWVYESAFGPEYREAIARRTECSPLATLSDMDETKELQSLAEHIGRTPTEEELLMYLSHPGDALTTIKFVGQYGDCNRLPLHTWFEGMGAGEEIMFKDSAGKHHVLCMQHISRPDDLGMSLVSYTLDSESFTQQVKVAEATGKNESAIELADQHDPYQVGSPSSGDLWVMLVKPGDMVKKGEELFNISIMKQEKSILAPVDGMVERVLKFADYQEDKKMVPVKEGELLVVLVPAPRKCPTCAAPVTREEFKFCTSCGQKV
- a CDS encoding tripartite tricarboxylate transporter substrate binding protein; its protein translation is MKLRKSMCLFLMVLFIGLAASGSVFAKYPDKSINMIIAFTAGGSSDVQARIMQKYWNKYSDQQWVFIYKPGAGGAIGFGEIAMSKPDGYTIGGINIPHLVLQPLVQKAQFSPDDFAYICQVVNDPQAVAVRKDSKLKSVKDVFEFAKANPGKLKVGLVGPNSGHHLMFLDVKGKFDFPVTEVFYKGAADQNAALLGGEIDVMFGNLNDVMRSLEEMTVLGLAAEKRNAFLPEVSTLRELGYDVVSDIRRAYVAPKAIDTAQLDFLRETFKKICEDPEYLADMKTAGQPTEYMDGEAFAVYVKEQSEFAKTSLEKAGLLK
- a CDS encoding tripartite tricarboxylate transporter permease, translating into MMEFIWPAIGHLFEPLNIFLMIVGLTGGIIVGALPGLTATMGVALMVPATFAMDATSGLIMLGAIYVGAIYGGSNSAVLICTPGTPSSVATTFDGWPLCKSGHADIGLFTSLLSSSFGGIVGTVMLLFLAAPLARFALQFGGPENFWLCIFGLSTIAVMSSGNMVKGLLGGALGLLVSTVGIDPNVGVPRFTFGYYPLVQGIEVIPAMIGLFSFSQVLYLVGSHKPFLADYVPTPGALKKVFHALTSRCKVILMRSSIIGGLVGMLPGAGGEIASIIAYNESKRWDKHPERYGTGVVEGLAASESANNAVIGGALIPMLTLGIPGSAVAAVILGALLAKGIQPGFKVFTATGDLAYTFIMSQFAVNLLMIPVGLFLARIMTKLLSIRLTFVAIGIVVLSVIGAYAIRNSMLDVWIVIVFGFIGYFSNLVGLDTGAMALGIILGPMIEENLGRCVHLSKASGGSVIAVFFESPIAVLLMALTALSLLTPLFLDWKRKRMEAKCACAPTSLKEGPPHA
- a CDS encoding sigma-54 interaction domain-containing protein, which gives rise to MIGAQAMGRELVSSLGKVSSRNLFLQNLSRLFRQQFSFDRLCINLYDPNSELLSYFTAAEGAVINSLSPIRKAEKTTVAGHVIESRKPVVITDVSQHFVESMLHPMAEAGLTTTMAFPLILNDKIIGTLHCSFRKKPENLYEIMEFLLELSPYVAAGLGALLAMEHLEQGASLNQVPYTGETGESETFFFESQSMRRFMARVHAVAVLDIPVLILGETGTGKSRLAHYIHCRSQRREKQFVKVNCPAMASTLFESELFGHAKGAFTGAATKRVGRFELAHQGTLFLDEIAELNQEMQSKLLHVLDDSCFERVGESVSFSVDARIIAATNVKMREAVTQGKVRSDFYYRLSSCTLEIPPLRDRIEDIPALSSYFVSQLCSQYSLPQIQLSQDLLHQLQTHCWPGNARELRNVISTLLIKHGLSGKLSRQDVQDALRTDALAYPQASPESLPAPPMPPSSCSLEEVERQHIKEALFRSGGVISGPKGAAKMLGLSRSTLQRRMLKLGIDASASKNGAR
- a CDS encoding tripartite tricarboxylate transporter TctB family protein → MRSRTSDIAAGLATLAVAGIFQAQSGDLEGVSLLFPRMLIIFMTIGGVYVFVSGLLTPRAHVDEAPCELPPEEPVVVKRVASIALASIVYVGIIPVLGFYPASVLFLFCMAMILSDSSVTTARRALASAIFTVVLCLAVWLGFALLLGVPTPQSMFF